GTCTGCCGATTTACACCGCATTATTTTTGATTATTCTAAGCTTTCAGGCAGCAAGGAAGAACGTCTGAGTAAGCTCTGTACTATGGTGCTTGACGCCGATAAGCAACAAACAAGTTATGCCCTGTTACTTCAACAAAACAGGATCCCGTTCGGTCAGGGTGAAACCCATAAACTATGTTGCTTGGAGGCATTAAGTGAATTCTAGCTTCCCAAAATGGTACTACAGCACGTCACTATTTTTATGGCTGCTGAGCATTATTCTTATCGATGATTTTGGTATCGGCTTTGTCGGGTTATGTACCGTTTTAACGCTATGGCAAGCATCGAGATTGATGACTAAACCAAGCGTGTTAAGCATTCGTTTTATTAACTTGGTCACTTTACTCGGCGCAATTGCGACGGCCTCATTAATAGGTCTAAAAAACAGCGTGAATGTTTTCGTGGCTTTGATGTTGGTTGCGTCACTACTTAAGCAAGTGCATGCCACGCAAGCTCGCCAATTTACACAAATATGTATTTTGAATTTTTTTACTTATCCGTGCTTATTTCTTTTTACACAAAGTATATTTGCAGCATTTCTTGTATTGATTTTGCTGGCTGTCAATTTAGCTATCATGCTTAATCTCGAGCAAAACTTAAGGTTCAGAACAGCGCTTAAGGTAAGCTCAAAGGGATTGGTATTGGTGCTGCCTGTGGCTACTTTATTAGTCGTTTTTTTACCAAAACTCCCTGCATTTTGGCAGTTACCTGCACCGCAGAATCAAGCAAAAACTGGGTTATCTGAGAATGTAGATCCTTTCAATATCGCAAACTTATCCCAATCCAGCGACTTGGTGTTTCGGGCGTCATTTGAAGACACTCAACAAATGGGACCTTTCTATTGGCGTGCAATTATTCATGATGAATTTGACGGACGGCAATGGAAAGTCTCTGAGTATCAAGGTACCAATATCAGAGCGTTGCCCAAAGATCCGATTGGCGCAGCAACCATTATTGCGCAGCCAAGTCAACTTCCATGGTTGTACGGCCTGTCATACTCTTATTCGAAAAACGCTAAGTTGAATAGTAACGTGTTTGGCACGGTCTATTTGAAAAACCTATCAGCAAAACCTGTCGAGTATCAAATCGATTTCACTGATTTTGAACCCCAAGATTCGTTAAGGCCTTGGTATTATAGGCGTAACACCGCATTACCTGACGGCATTAATCAACAGGCAAGGCAACTGGCGCGTGATTGGGACAGTCAATCGACAACAACGAGCCAATTCATTGAATTAATGAAGCGCTATTTTTTGCAAAATGGTTTCGTTTATACCTTAACACCAACTACAACCCAATCGGACGATAGGATTGATGACTTTCTATTTAGCTCGTTTAATGGATTTTGCGGCCACTACGCCTCTGCCGCGGCATTTCTACTACGAAGCGCAGGGATCCCAGCTCGCTTGGTATCTGGTTATCTGGGCGGTGAAAAAAATGACAATCAAGGCTATTACAGCGTTTATCAATATGACGCACATGCTTGGGTTGAGTATTTCACACCAGGAATTGGCTGGCAACGCTTAGACCCAACCGCCTGGATTGCTCCAGAGCGTATGACAGGAAGTCTTTCTCAGTTAGAACAATTATCGAGCGAGTTCAAAAGCGGTTTGGGCTACAGCTTAATTGGGTTGTCTAATTGGCAATCTATTAATTGGTTGCGATTACAGCTCGAGGAGCTTGACTATCAGTGGACTCGCGTCGTCATTAATTTTGACAAAGAAAAGCAAGGCGCACTGTTTAAAGAGTGGTTTGGGAGTAATGGTCAGCTTTGGGCGGGAATATTTTCTCTGTTTATGCTGCTTTTGCTCTCAATTGCGCTATTTTACCTTAGCAAGCAGCTTACTCGGCATAAACGCCCTATCGAACTTGTCTATTACAATGCTATAGTGTCCGATTTCAAAGAGCAGCTAAGCGGCACTACGGCGAAACAACATATTGTCGAGTTATGTAAGTTATTTCCTGATTTAGATGCGTCGCTTTGGCAGTTTTATCAATTAATTGAAAAATCACAGTATCAACAAAAACCACTTAATAAACTTGAGCTTGGTGAGTTGAAGAGGTTGTATAAATCAATAAAAAGAAAGGCAAGAAAATAGTATGAATGCTGTTATTTTGGGCGTCTTGCTCATGCTGGGGTTAACCCTCTTTAGAATAAATGTAATTGTCGCCATGACCGTCAGTGCAATAGCTGCGGGCTTAGTGGCCGGTTTAGATTTGAAGACAACCTTAAACGCCTTTAATGATGGGCTATCTGGCGGCGCAGAAATAGCCTTAAGCTATGCCATGTTAGGTGGCTTTGCAGTTGCAATTTCAAAGTCTGGCTTAACTCAAATCCTCGCGCAAAAGCTGCTCAAATTGGTTAATGCTAATGATAGCGAAGGCTCAACGTTTTTAAGCATGTTTATAATGGTTATCATCTTGGCTTGCTCAATTGCGTCGCAAAACCTTGTGCCAGTCCATATTGCGTTTATTCCTATCCTCATTCCACCGTTATTAGTCGTACTGAACAAACTGACGATAGACCGCCGCGCGATTGCATGTATTTTAACGTTTGGCTTAGCGACCAGTTATATGGTGTTGCCATATGGATTCGGTGGCATTTACCTTTACTCTATTTTGCATAAAAACCTTGTAGACAATGGTTTAGAATTGGTTAAGTTCGACGTGCCATACGCTATGGTGATCCCTGCGCTTGGTATGCTGATTGGCCTGTTGATTGCCGTTTTCATTACTTATCGTAAAAAACGAGTTTATGAGGTGAGTCAACAGCAAAGTACTCAGTCAAACACAGTACCGGAAGGCCAAGAAGCAACCAAAGTGATGATCGTCGGCGGCGCTGCGGTGCTGGCTTCTCTCATTGCACAAAATAACAGTGGCTCAATGATATTAGGTGGGCTCGTTGGCGTGATGATTTTTAGCCTCTTTGGTATTGTGAAATGGGAACAAAACTCCGATGTTTTCAGTAAAGGTGTGGCAATGATGGCAATGATAGGTTTTATCATGATCTCTGCTCAAGGCTTTGCCTCCGTCATGAAAGCAACAGGCGATGTGGCAAGTTTAGTAGCAAGTTGTGCAGATTTTGTTGGCGATAATAAACCACTTGCTGCTGCGATGATTTTGCTTGTTGGCTTACTTATTACCATGGGAATTGGCAGTTCATTTTCAACCGTGCCAATCATTGCCACGCTATTTGTACCTTTGTCTCTAGAGGTTGGCTTTTCCGCTATGGCTACCGCCGCCTTGGTGGGAACCGCAGGCGCTCTAGGCGACGCGGGCTCTCCTGCATCAGATTCCACACTTGGACCAACTTCTGGCTTAAATGCCGACGGCCAGCACGATCACATATGGGATTCCGTGGTGCCTACATTTATTCACTTCAACATCCCACTACTCTGCTTTGGCTGGATAGCCGCGATGGTGTTATAGGTTTATCAATCATGATGGTATCAAGGCTCCCCGCCTTGATACCTTTAGCTCATAAACATACTGTATTTTCTTTGTCTCTAATGTCGCTTTTGTCTTATTAGTTTTCTTGTGCTATACCAATAGGTAAGAGAATTAAAGCAAAAAGACTATGCAAACACTTAAACCAAGCGAAATAGCCAGTTACTGTAACGTACACCAACGCAGTGTAAGTCGTTGGATTGCCAATGGCGAATTAAAAGGTCATAAGCTTCCTGGACGCGGTAACTACCGTGTCTTACTTGAAGACTTTTTATCCTTTTTAAACAAGCACAAAATCCCACTTTCGCAAGACTTTATTAGTGACTATCAAATTGCAGAAACTGGTCTACACTCTGAGAAAGAACGGGATTTAGCTAAGGTGCTTATCATTGATGATGAGCCCCAGTATAGAAAAGCGATACGACGAGTGATAGGCAACGATTATTTGATACAAGAAGCTGGTGATGGCTTTATGGCTGGCATTGCCATCTCAGAGTTTAAACCAAGTTTAATTACGCTCGATCTTTCCATGCCGGGTATGGATGGCTTTGAAGTGATCTCATTTATCCGCAAAAAAGAAAAATTTAAAACGATTAAGATTTTGGTGGTCTCTGCATTAAATGATCTTGAACTTGAAAAGGCCAAAGCGATGGGTGCCAACGATGCCCTTTCTAAACCGTTTGATAACTCTATTCTGTTAGAAAAAATTAATGCGCTAATACAGGGGTAGCTATGAATGCACCTATCATGTTGGTTGATGATGAAATTGATATTCTAAAGTCGCTTAAGCGCACTCTGCGTTTACTGCATTATGAAGTGGTATATACCGACGACCCAAGACAAGCGCTCGGTTTGATACAAGAGCACAAACCGCATGTGCTTATCACTGATTTCAGAATGCCCAACATGAATGGTCAAGAGCTTATCCAAGAAGTCAAAAAACACGACCCAAGAATTGAGTGTATTGTCCTGAGTGGTCAAGCGGATTATGACGATATGAAGTCGCTGATCAACGCCAATAATACCTTTAAGTTTTTATCAAAACCCTGGAATAACGAAGAGCTTTACACCACCATTGAAGCTGCACTAGCAAGCTACCATAA
This portion of the Pseudoalteromonas sp. GCY genome encodes:
- a CDS encoding transglutaminase family protein produces the protein MNSSFPKWYYSTSLFLWLLSIILIDDFGIGFVGLCTVLTLWQASRLMTKPSVLSIRFINLVTLLGAIATASLIGLKNSVNVFVALMLVASLLKQVHATQARQFTQICILNFFTYPCLFLFTQSIFAAFLVLILLAVNLAIMLNLEQNLRFRTALKVSSKGLVLVLPVATLLVVFLPKLPAFWQLPAPQNQAKTGLSENVDPFNIANLSQSSDLVFRASFEDTQQMGPFYWRAIIHDEFDGRQWKVSEYQGTNIRALPKDPIGAATIIAQPSQLPWLYGLSYSYSKNAKLNSNVFGTVYLKNLSAKPVEYQIDFTDFEPQDSLRPWYYRRNTALPDGINQQARQLARDWDSQSTTTSQFIELMKRYFLQNGFVYTLTPTTTQSDDRIDDFLFSSFNGFCGHYASAAAFLLRSAGIPARLVSGYLGGEKNDNQGYYSVYQYDAHAWVEYFTPGIGWQRLDPTAWIAPERMTGSLSQLEQLSSEFKSGLGYSLIGLSNWQSINWLRLQLEELDYQWTRVVINFDKEKQGALFKEWFGSNGQLWAGIFSLFMLLLLSIALFYLSKQLTRHKRPIELVYYNAIVSDFKEQLSGTTAKQHIVELCKLFPDLDASLWQFYQLIEKSQYQQKPLNKLELGELKRLYKSIKRKARK
- a CDS encoding Na+/H+ antiporter family protein, producing MNAVILGVLLMLGLTLFRINVIVAMTVSAIAAGLVAGLDLKTTLNAFNDGLSGGAEIALSYAMLGGFAVAISKSGLTQILAQKLLKLVNANDSEGSTFLSMFIMVIILACSIASQNLVPVHIAFIPILIPPLLVVLNKLTIDRRAIACILTFGLATSYMVLPYGFGGIYLYSILHKNLVDNGLELVKFDVPYAMVIPALGMLIGLLIAVFITYRKKRVYEVSQQQSTQSNTVPEGQEATKVMIVGGAAVLASLIAQNNSGSMILGGLVGVMIFSLFGIVKWEQNSDVFSKGVAMMAMIGFIMISAQGFASVMKATGDVASLVASCADFVGDNKPLAAAMILLVGLLITMGIGSSFSTVPIIATLFVPLSLEVGFSAMATAALVGTAGALGDAGSPASDSTLGPTSGLNADGQHDHIWDSVVPTFIHFNIPLLCFGWIAAMVL
- a CDS encoding response regulator produces the protein MQTLKPSEIASYCNVHQRSVSRWIANGELKGHKLPGRGNYRVLLEDFLSFLNKHKIPLSQDFISDYQIAETGLHSEKERDLAKVLIIDDEPQYRKAIRRVIGNDYLIQEAGDGFMAGIAISEFKPSLITLDLSMPGMDGFEVISFIRKKEKFKTIKILVVSALNDLELEKAKAMGANDALSKPFDNSILLEKINALIQG